In Desulfonatronospira thiodismutans ASO3-1, a single window of DNA contains:
- the mltF gene encoding membrane-bound lytic murein transglycosylase MltF, with amino-acid sequence MQQFLFDTFFRGIACLCLILALAACTDDPPEYVLDQPPQETGVLTVVTRSGSTTYYLDRHEVKKGPEYDLAMEFARSRGWEVNWKVVPTTAQVLEVLEAGGAHLAAAGLTHLDTRNERFERGPAHSEITQQVVCHRQMNPMPGSPEDLKNVDLKVTADSSYAERLDELSEEYQGVDYTPVEMSTEVLLGHVSQQKIECTVADSNIVQVNRRFMPHLYIAFDITEGQNLGWYLPEGCEELAREAFSWMNSREGDEAISEMYSRYYGHITQFDFVDLRALNRRIKERLPKYKEYFLQAEEKTGMPADLLAALAYQESHWDPEAVSRTGVRGIMMLTQRTARHLGVEDRLDPAQSIEGGARYLEERYRLLPEDIPDPDRLYLALASYNVGRGHLLDARQLARNLGKDPDSWDDMREVLPLLSDERYYPSLRYGYARGFEPVHFVSRIRNYRDIIARAF; translated from the coding sequence ATGCAGCAATTTTTATTCGACACTTTTTTCCGGGGCATTGCCTGCCTCTGTCTGATACTGGCCCTGGCCGCCTGCACAGATGATCCGCCAGAGTACGTGCTTGACCAGCCCCCCCAGGAAACCGGAGTACTAACTGTAGTCACCCGCAGCGGCTCCACCACCTATTACCTGGATCGCCATGAAGTAAAAAAAGGTCCGGAATACGACCTGGCCATGGAATTCGCCCGGTCCAGAGGATGGGAAGTGAACTGGAAGGTGGTCCCCACCACTGCCCAGGTCCTGGAGGTCCTGGAGGCAGGCGGGGCCCACCTGGCCGCTGCGGGGCTTACCCACCTGGATACGCGCAATGAGCGTTTTGAACGCGGCCCGGCTCACAGCGAAATCACCCAGCAGGTGGTCTGCCACAGGCAGATGAATCCCATGCCCGGCAGCCCGGAAGACTTGAAAAATGTGGACCTCAAGGTTACCGCCGACTCCAGCTACGCTGAAAGGCTTGATGAACTCTCTGAGGAATACCAGGGCGTGGATTATACTCCGGTGGAGATGAGCACTGAAGTTCTTCTGGGCCACGTCTCGCAGCAAAAAATCGAGTGCACAGTGGCGGATTCCAATATAGTCCAGGTCAACCGGCGCTTTATGCCCCATCTGTACATAGCCTTCGATATCACCGAGGGCCAGAACCTTGGCTGGTATCTGCCAGAGGGCTGTGAAGAGCTGGCCAGAGAGGCCTTCTCCTGGATGAACAGCCGGGAAGGGGACGAGGCCATAAGCGAAATGTACAGCAGGTATTACGGGCACATTACCCAGTTCGACTTCGTGGACCTGCGCGCCCTGAACAGGCGCATAAAGGAGCGCCTGCCCAAGTATAAGGAGTATTTCCTGCAGGCGGAAGAAAAAACCGGCATGCCTGCAGATCTTCTGGCCGCCCTGGCCTACCAGGAATCCCACTGGGATCCGGAGGCAGTAAGCCGTACAGGAGTGCGGGGCATCATGATGCTCACCCAGAGAACAGCCAGGCACCTGGGAGTAGAGGACCGCCTGGACCCGGCCCAGAGCATCGAGGGCGGGGCAAGATACCTTGAGGAACGCTACCGGCTGCTGCCAGAGGACATTCCCGACCCTGACCGTCTCTACCTGGCCCTGGCCAGCTACAACGTGGGCAGGGGCCACCTCCTTGATGCCCGCCAGCTGGCCCGCAACCTGGGCAAGGACCCGGACTCCTGGGATGACATGCGTGAAGTTCTGCCCCTTCTCTCGGACGAACGCTACTACCCGTCCCTTCGCTACGGCTATGCCCGGGGCTTTGAGCCGGTGCACTTCGTAAGCCGCATACGCAATTACCGCGACATCATAGCCAGGGCTTTTTAA
- a CDS encoding acyl-CoA dehydratase activase — protein sequence MSKDNQKQGPHVLGLDIGSVSAGMVVLDQGGNVVETSYRFHHGNIAATVQGMLDGLHTREPAAVAATDQTPGFIRANHRCDDRVAVIEAARHLHGRVGSILHVGGEKFAMLFFENGRYKGLKTNTSCAAGTGSFLDQQAGRLKLSGIEELAATAASSRQEPPRIASRCAVFAKTDLIHAQQEGYSLAAICDGLCRGLAANIANTVFKHEKPASPVIFCGGVARNQAVVEHMAAMLGSRPVVDDMAHLYGALGAAVQMLERRVPGNELLDAGSIICTGEESKHYGHPPLELVQSRYPGFASRESFEFHPEQTPDGDMVEVDIYQALEKDRTYQVYLGLDIGSTSTKAVWMSRDKKVLAGFYTRTAGRPVQAMQVLLEAMDHVAWQEGVHLQIQAMGTTGSGRKFVGALAGADLVLDEITAHARAALELHPEVDTIIEIGGQDSKFTTLKNGEVTFSIMNTVCAAGTGSFIEEQAEKLGIPLQEYSDRTREVSSPIASDRCTVFMERDINYYLGRGYTVNEVLTAALHAVRENYLNKVAVESLIGEVICFQGATAKNRALVAAFEQRLDRPIHVSAFCHLTGALGVALHLLDEGVRQSGFQGLELYRQEIPVRSEVCEYCTNHCKITVADMPAGPVAFGFLCGRDYDTRHYVDNNLAGLDLVRTHRATFPAGNRVEDPGAVTVGIPTAVYMREDLSMWVDFFNRLGMATITGDKAVQDALKRGKALTGAEFCAPMTALHGQAEALAGQADYIFLPYYLEHRDKDGESRRQLCYYSQYAPTLVASVGTEIRDKLVSPVLEYLYSKLFQRMELFQAVSSMNPDKGFLEVVRAFENARSARAKARQKWRGTFNEHYSQARDINVMLLGRPYTVLDPELNKKIPQMFSRMGIKAFFQDMLKPGDKEDFDSRPFLEELHWNYASDIIKATEKVCSMQGLYPVLMTSFNCSPDSFIRDVFQELMEGADKPYLILEMDEHGSSVGYETRIEAAVRSFKNHARRQQSRIPDPAKINPVKADGMSGRTVLFPNWDPITCRLLVANLRREGIDAHLLPEGEEVIKRSMRLNSGQCIPINAIAQEFVEYVQSKDLDPSQTVLWMAHVEIACNIRLYPYRLKQMISSFGRDMHRAGVYTGSITFADVSLNAAMHAYFAFMFGGMLRRLGCRIRPREKHPGSTDQVLDKSLGIMEQAMLGSLDKETAVRDVCRLFSGIKTREKITRQAAIFGDLYVRDNPVFNQDLIACIESRGGEAITTPYTEYIRMIAPAYFRKWFAEGKYFNLIGNRAMLATMSRREKTFYSYFEKVLGEPRPEYNDPPEKVLPAYGLIPEQSGESMDNILKIHYILKHHPEVSLFVQTSPSFCCPSMVSEALAERIQEKTGVPIVSITYDGTGGDKNRKLIPYLEFAPADRSG from the coding sequence ATGTCTAAAGATAATCAAAAGCAAGGCCCGCATGTGCTGGGCCTGGATATAGGCTCGGTTTCAGCGGGCATGGTAGTCCTGGACCAGGGCGGAAACGTGGTGGAGACCTCGTACCGATTTCATCACGGCAACATCGCAGCAACAGTGCAGGGGATGCTGGACGGCCTGCACACCCGCGAGCCGGCTGCCGTGGCGGCCACGGACCAGACTCCCGGGTTTATCCGTGCAAATCATCGCTGCGACGACCGTGTGGCGGTGATTGAGGCCGCCAGACATCTGCACGGCCGGGTGGGAAGTATTCTGCATGTGGGCGGGGAAAAATTCGCCATGCTCTTTTTTGAAAACGGGCGGTACAAGGGGCTTAAGACCAACACCTCCTGTGCTGCCGGTACGGGCAGTTTTCTGGATCAGCAGGCCGGGCGTCTGAAGCTTTCCGGCATAGAAGAGCTGGCCGCCACAGCTGCATCAAGCCGGCAGGAACCGCCGCGCATCGCCTCCAGGTGCGCGGTGTTCGCCAAGACGGACCTTATCCACGCCCAGCAGGAGGGCTACAGCCTGGCGGCCATTTGTGACGGTCTCTGCCGTGGTCTGGCCGCCAATATCGCCAACACGGTATTCAAGCATGAAAAACCAGCCTCCCCTGTGATTTTCTGCGGGGGAGTGGCCAGAAACCAGGCCGTGGTGGAGCACATGGCTGCCATGCTGGGCAGCCGCCCGGTGGTGGACGACATGGCCCACCTGTACGGGGCCCTGGGGGCAGCAGTGCAGATGCTTGAGCGCAGGGTACCCGGAAATGAGCTTCTGGATGCCGGGTCGATAATCTGCACCGGAGAAGAGTCAAAACATTACGGCCATCCACCCTTAGAACTGGTCCAGTCACGATATCCCGGCTTTGCCTCCCGGGAGTCCTTTGAATTTCACCCGGAACAGACCCCGGACGGGGATATGGTGGAAGTGGATATATATCAGGCCCTGGAGAAGGACCGCACATACCAGGTCTACTTGGGACTGGACATCGGTTCCACCAGTACCAAGGCGGTATGGATGAGCCGGGATAAAAAGGTCCTGGCCGGTTTCTACACCAGGACCGCGGGCAGGCCGGTACAGGCCATGCAGGTCCTTTTGGAGGCCATGGATCACGTGGCCTGGCAAGAGGGCGTGCATCTGCAGATCCAGGCCATGGGCACCACCGGGTCAGGGCGCAAATTTGTGGGGGCCCTGGCCGGGGCGGACCTGGTTCTGGACGAGATAACCGCCCATGCCAGGGCCGCCCTGGAGCTGCACCCGGAGGTGGATACCATAATCGAGATCGGGGGCCAGGATTCCAAGTTCACTACCCTGAAAAACGGGGAAGTGACCTTCTCCATAATGAATACGGTGTGCGCCGCCGGAACAGGCAGCTTCATCGAGGAGCAGGCGGAAAAGCTGGGGATCCCCCTGCAGGAATACTCCGACAGGACCAGGGAGGTCAGCTCTCCCATTGCCAGCGATCGCTGCACTGTGTTCATGGAGCGCGATATCAATTATTACCTTGGCCGGGGCTACACCGTAAACGAGGTGCTAACCGCTGCCCTGCATGCTGTGCGGGAGAACTACCTGAACAAGGTGGCCGTGGAAAGCCTCATAGGGGAAGTGATCTGCTTTCAGGGGGCCACGGCCAAAAACCGGGCCCTGGTGGCCGCCTTTGAACAGCGCCTGGACCGCCCCATTCATGTCTCGGCCTTCTGCCACCTGACCGGAGCCCTGGGAGTGGCCCTGCACCTTCTGGACGAGGGTGTCCGGCAGAGCGGTTTCCAGGGTCTGGAGCTGTACAGGCAGGAGATACCTGTACGCTCCGAGGTGTGCGAGTACTGCACCAATCACTGCAAGATAACCGTGGCTGACATGCCGGCCGGGCCGGTGGCCTTCGGGTTTTTATGCGGCAGGGACTACGATACCAGACATTACGTGGACAACAACCTGGCCGGCCTGGACCTGGTCCGCACCCATCGCGCTACATTTCCCGCCGGAAACCGGGTAGAGGACCCCGGCGCGGTCACCGTGGGCATCCCCACAGCGGTGTACATGAGAGAAGACCTGTCAATGTGGGTGGACTTCTTCAACCGCCTGGGCATGGCCACCATCACCGGGGACAAAGCGGTTCAGGATGCCCTGAAGCGGGGCAAGGCCCTTACCGGGGCGGAATTCTGCGCCCCCATGACCGCCCTGCACGGCCAGGCCGAGGCCCTGGCCGGACAGGCCGATTATATTTTCCTGCCCTACTACCTGGAGCACCGGGACAAGGACGGGGAGAGCAGACGCCAGCTCTGCTATTATTCCCAGTATGCCCCGACCCTGGTCGCCTCCGTGGGAACTGAGATCCGGGATAAACTGGTTTCTCCAGTGCTCGAGTACCTGTATTCAAAGCTTTTCCAGCGCATGGAGCTTTTTCAGGCGGTAAGCAGCATGAACCCGGACAAGGGCTTTCTGGAGGTGGTCAGGGCCTTTGAAAATGCCAGGTCCGCCAGGGCAAAGGCCCGGCAGAAATGGCGCGGGACTTTCAACGAGCATTATTCTCAGGCCCGGGACATAAATGTCATGCTATTGGGCCGCCCCTACACCGTGCTGGACCCGGAGCTGAACAAGAAGATCCCGCAGATGTTCTCCAGGATGGGCATAAAGGCCTTTTTCCAGGACATGCTGAAACCAGGGGACAAGGAAGACTTCGACTCCAGGCCCTTTCTGGAAGAGCTGCACTGGAACTACGCCTCGGACATCATCAAGGCCACGGAAAAGGTGTGCAGCATGCAGGGGCTTTACCCGGTGCTCATGACCTCTTTTAACTGCTCCCCGGATTCCTTTATCCGGGATGTTTTTCAGGAGCTCATGGAAGGGGCGGACAAGCCTTATCTCATCCTGGAGATGGACGAGCACGGCTCCAGCGTGGGTTATGAGACCAGGATCGAGGCTGCGGTGCGCTCCTTTAAAAACCACGCCCGGCGTCAGCAGTCCCGTATTCCTGACCCAGCAAAGATAAACCCGGTCAAAGCAGACGGCATGTCCGGCAGGACCGTGCTTTTCCCCAACTGGGACCCCATTACCTGCCGGCTCCTGGTGGCCAATCTCAGGCGGGAAGGCATTGACGCGCACCTTCTGCCCGAGGGCGAAGAGGTGATAAAGCGCAGCATGCGCCTGAACAGCGGGCAATGCATCCCCATAAACGCCATAGCCCAGGAGTTTGTGGAGTATGTGCAAAGTAAGGACCTGGACCCGTCCCAGACAGTACTGTGGATGGCCCATGTAGAGATTGCCTGCAATATCCGCCTCTATCCCTACAGGCTGAAGCAGATGATAAGCTCATTCGGCCGGGACATGCACAGGGCAGGGGTTTATACAGGCAGCATCACTTTTGCAGATGTGTCCCTGAACGCGGCCATGCATGCCTATTTTGCCTTCATGTTCGGAGGCATGCTGCGCAGACTGGGGTGCAGGATCAGACCCCGGGAGAAACACCCGGGCAGCACGGACCAGGTTCTGGATAAGTCCCTGGGAATCATGGAACAGGCCATGCTGGGCAGTCTGGACAAGGAAACGGCGGTGAGGGATGTATGCCGGTTGTTTTCCGGCATTAAGACCCGGGAGAAAATAACCCGGCAGGCGGCTATCTTTGGAGACCTTTATGTCCGGGACAACCCGGTGTTCAACCAGGATCTCATCGCATGTATTGAAAGCCGCGGCGGGGAGGCCATAACCACGCCCTATACAGAATATATAAGAATGATCGCCCCGGCCTATTTCAGGAAGTGGTTTGCAGAGGGCAAGTATTTCAATCTGATTGGCAACAGGGCCATGCTGGCCACCATGTCCAGGCGGGAAAAGACCTTCTACAGCTATTTTGAAAAGGTTCTGGGCGAGCCAAGGCCCGAGTACAACGACCCGCCGGAAAAGGTCCTGCCGGCTTACGGGCTCATACCCGAGCAAAGCGGGGAATCCATGGACAACATCCTGAAGATCCACTATATCCTCAAGCACCACCCGGAGGTGTCCCTTTTCGTGCAGACCAGTCCTTCCTTCTGCTGTCCCTCCATGGTGAGCGAGGCCCTGGCTGAAAGGATCCAGGAAAAGACCGGAGTGCCCATAGTCTCCATCACCTATGACGGCACCGGGGGAGATAAAAACCGCAAGCTGATCCCTTACCTGGAGTTTGCCCCTGCGGACCGGTCGGGTTAA
- a CDS encoding EamA family transporter, whose product MWIILAFITAVCEAAKDGLCKKSLQSMDVFTIAWVWKVFSLPFILPLIFFTPIPEYLPPEFWTALLVGGGLNILATVLYIRAISTSDLSITLPLLSFTPAFLLFTSPLLVGDIPTPLGYVGVLFIVGGSYLLGVGREATLLSPLRALVSDPGARLMLMVALIWSVAANMDKIGVMATSPFFWAVCIQSFISLGLTVVLFCMRGRLRGKMQANLTPLLLIGLVTGVGFVCQMAAIKIGLVPYVIAIKRTSIVLGVLIGGIYFLEKDMKTRVTATLVMLAGVMLIAMS is encoded by the coding sequence ATGTGGATCATTCTGGCCTTTATCACCGCCGTGTGCGAAGCGGCCAAGGACGGGCTGTGCAAGAAAAGCCTGCAGAGCATGGACGTATTCACCATTGCCTGGGTGTGGAAGGTCTTCAGTCTGCCCTTTATCCTGCCTCTTATCTTTTTCACTCCCATTCCGGAGTACCTGCCCCCTGAATTCTGGACGGCCCTTCTTGTGGGGGGCGGCCTGAATATCCTGGCCACGGTTCTGTATATCCGGGCCATAAGCACTTCGGATCTCTCCATCACCCTGCCCCTTTTAAGCTTTACCCCGGCCTTTCTGCTCTTTACCTCACCTTTGCTGGTGGGGGATATCCCCACGCCCCTGGGATATGTCGGGGTTTTGTTCATTGTGGGCGGCTCCTATCTGCTGGGGGTGGGCAGGGAGGCCACGCTTTTAAGTCCCTTAAGGGCCCTGGTGAGCGATCCCGGGGCCAGGCTGATGCTCATGGTGGCCCTTATCTGGAGCGTGGCCGCCAACATGGATAAAATCGGAGTCATGGCCACCAGTCCCTTTTTCTGGGCGGTGTGCATCCAGAGTTTTATCTCCCTGGGCCTGACAGTGGTTCTTTTCTGCATGCGGGGCAGGCTGCGGGGGAAAATGCAGGCCAACCTGACCCCCCTTCTGCTCATAGGCCTGGTCACCGGGGTGGGTTTCGTATGCCAGATGGCAGCCATAAAGATCGGCCTGGTACCTTACGTAATTGCCATAAAAAGGACCAGCATCGTGCTCGGGGTGCTCATAGGCGGGATTTATTTTCTGGAAAAGGATATGAAGACCAGGGTGACGGCCACCCTGGTCATGCTGGCAGGAGTCATGCTTATAGCCATGTCCTGA
- the alr gene encoding alanine racemase codes for MLKVHIQTRSIEDNFAFLSRRTTARVMAVVKADAYGHGLEETARCLHQAGADRFGVGSVQEGARLRDCLDAPEIYSLLGPVSPEDYHLLARHRIIPFIHSREQLKALQEASCSFRGTIPVAIKLETGMNRLGFRGGDLHELLETWEKCRGLKLHMLASHLSLADSVQGRQEVLRQLKTFEDYCRTMQARGHEFEKSLANSAAILAHPETHLDCVRPGISLYGDNPFEHTPWASKGEGLAQAMHVRAPVLAVHHLEKGAGVSYGLCFTAPRDMRIAVIGCGYADNYSRGLSNRGWMLYQGRRMPVLGRVCMQLSVVDASHAGDIAPGCEVYVLGGEGRQLLSAREMAGWLDSISYEIFCSLGKNPRTYSRAG; via the coding sequence ATGCTCAAGGTGCACATCCAGACCAGGTCCATAGAGGATAATTTTGCATTTCTAAGCCGCAGGACCACCGCCAGGGTTATGGCCGTGGTCAAGGCCGATGCCTACGGACACGGCCTGGAAGAGACGGCCCGCTGCCTGCATCAGGCCGGGGCGGATCGTTTCGGGGTGGGCAGCGTCCAGGAAGGAGCGCGCCTGAGAGACTGCCTGGACGCGCCTGAAATCTATTCCCTGCTTGGACCGGTCTCCCCTGAGGATTACCACCTTCTGGCCCGGCACAGGATCATCCCATTTATTCATTCCCGGGAGCAGTTGAAGGCGCTGCAAGAGGCCTCCTGCAGCTTCAGAGGGACAATCCCGGTGGCCATCAAGCTGGAAACCGGCATGAACCGGCTGGGGTTCAGAGGAGGGGACCTGCATGAGCTGCTGGAGACCTGGGAGAAGTGCCGGGGGCTCAAACTGCACATGCTGGCCTCGCACCTGAGCCTGGCGGATTCTGTCCAGGGCAGGCAGGAGGTGCTTCGCCAGCTTAAGACCTTTGAAGACTACTGCCGGACCATGCAGGCCAGGGGTCATGAATTTGAAAAGTCTCTGGCCAACTCGGCGGCCATCCTGGCCCACCCGGAAACACATCTGGACTGCGTTCGCCCCGGCATCTCCCTTTACGGGGACAATCCCTTTGAGCATACCCCCTGGGCCTCCAAGGGTGAGGGCCTGGCCCAGGCCATGCATGTCAGGGCCCCTGTTCTGGCGGTGCACCACCTGGAAAAAGGGGCAGGGGTCAGTTACGGGCTCTGCTTTACTGCACCCAGGGACATGCGCATCGCGGTCATTGGCTGCGGTTATGCGGACAACTATTCCCGGGGCCTTTCCAACCGGGGCTGGATGCTTTACCAGGGCCGCAGGATGCCTGTGCTGGGCCGGGTCTGCATGCAGCTGAGCGTAGTGGATGCAAGCCATGCCGGGGATATTGCCCCCGGTTGCGAGGTTTATGTTCTGGGCGGAGAAGGGCGGCAACTGTTAAGCGCCCGGGAGATGGCCGGGTGGCTGGACAGCATTTCTTACGAGATTTTCTGCAGCCTGGGCAAAAACCCAAGGACTTACAGCAGGGCCGGCTAA
- a CDS encoding class I SAM-dependent RNA methyltransferase, with amino-acid sequence MQELELTVERLIWRGRALARLESGQVVILEPGVFPGERILAQVTKSTGDHLQARCTRLLEPAEHRQEHPCPLGDLCGGCRFGVLPYQVQVKIKHQVLQTEIRRALGRKWSGHAPEEILVFSSPESWGYRWRGQTEVLDGRPHVKALGRNHPLHCPRCLLHAPVLAVELPRICQDLPPGRYTMAASPLDHKVLAHTSPEWLKLPLEKSGISLQVRPGSFFQANWRLNQDLVQYVLSRLAHLDSLADLYAGAGNFALPCAAGGHKVLALESDSRAAKGALRAAREGGLNNLRIHTGDLRRREAMQTLKKFAPQGLILDPPRSGAGRNLQSLAGLESLQRLAWISCDVVNTCRDLKPFLEAGWRIREAAMFDMFPQTWHMEAVFVLGKS; translated from the coding sequence ATGCAGGAACTGGAGCTCACAGTCGAACGCCTCATCTGGCGGGGCCGGGCCCTGGCCAGGCTGGAATCCGGGCAGGTGGTCATCCTGGAACCAGGTGTATTCCCGGGGGAGCGCATCCTGGCGCAAGTCACCAAAAGCACCGGAGACCATCTCCAGGCCAGGTGCACCCGCCTCCTGGAGCCGGCAGAGCACAGGCAAGAGCATCCCTGCCCCCTGGGTGATCTTTGCGGGGGATGCCGATTCGGGGTTTTGCCCTACCAGGTCCAGGTTAAAATCAAACACCAGGTGCTGCAAACAGAAATCCGCCGCGCCCTGGGCCGCAAGTGGTCCGGACATGCTCCCGAAGAAATATTGGTCTTTTCCAGCCCTGAAAGCTGGGGCTATCGCTGGCGCGGCCAGACAGAAGTCCTGGACGGCCGCCCCCATGTCAAGGCCCTGGGCAGAAACCATCCCCTGCACTGCCCCAGATGCCTGCTGCACGCCCCGGTCCTGGCCGTGGAGCTTCCCCGCATCTGCCAGGACCTGCCACCTGGGCGCTACACCATGGCGGCCAGCCCCCTGGACCACAAGGTCCTTGCCCATACCAGTCCGGAGTGGCTGAAGCTTCCTCTGGAAAAATCCGGCATCAGCCTTCAGGTCCGCCCGGGATCCTTTTTTCAGGCCAACTGGAGGCTGAACCAGGACCTGGTGCAATATGTGCTCTCCCGGCTTGCCCACCTGGACAGCCTGGCAGACCTGTACGCCGGGGCCGGCAACTTCGCCCTGCCCTGTGCTGCCGGGGGACATAAAGTCCTGGCCCTGGAATCCGACTCCCGGGCAGCCAAAGGAGCCCTGCGAGCAGCCAGAGAGGGCGGCCTGAACAATCTGCGCATCCATACCGGCGACCTGCGCCGGAGGGAGGCCATGCAGACATTGAAGAAGTTCGCCCCTCAGGGCCTGATTCTGGATCCGCCCCGCAGCGGTGCAGGCAGAAACCTGCAGTCCCTGGCCGGGCTGGAGAGCCTGCAGCGCCTGGCATGGATCTCCTGTGACGTGGTCAATACCTGCCGCGACCTGAAGCCTTTCCTGGAGGCCGGCTGGCGTATCCGGGAGGCGGCCATGTTCGATATGTTCCCCCAGACCTGGCACATGGAGGCCGTATTTGTGCTGGGAAAATCCTGA
- the moaA gene encoding GTP 3',8-cyclase MoaA, translating to MIQDNYGRGVSYLRLSITDRCNLRCFYCRPGKGSRFISHKNILTYEDMLYLLHAASGMDVQKVRLTGGEPFVRRDILYFLHRLKSELPQMEIRLTTNATLIAGKIRALRDIGIKGLNISLDTLDRDKYQRITGQDKLDSVMASIDRCLEEGIRVKINAVALKGVNDDELGDFIRLAMDKPLDVRFIEFMPIGEKTLWEQDYYWSSADLLTQAAELTDMVPVDNLTRNHGPARMYKPGHGLGRVGVISPLSAHFCATCNRLRVTANGRLRTCLFSDKEYNLLPLIRSPKISPERLRLVMERAGRKKPMGHELMSGGKKEKSLCRRVMSSIGG from the coding sequence ATGATCCAGGACAACTACGGCCGGGGAGTCAGCTACCTGCGCCTGAGCATAACCGACCGCTGCAATCTGAGATGCTTTTACTGCCGGCCCGGCAAGGGCTCCAGATTCATTTCCCACAAAAATATCCTGACCTACGAGGACATGCTGTATCTGCTGCACGCAGCCTCGGGCATGGATGTGCAGAAGGTCAGGCTTACCGGAGGCGAACCTTTTGTCCGCCGGGATATACTGTATTTTCTGCATCGGCTCAAAAGCGAGCTGCCGCAGATGGAGATAAGGCTGACCACCAACGCCACCCTCATTGCCGGCAAGATCCGGGCCTTGCGCGACATCGGCATCAAAGGCCTGAACATCTCCCTGGACACCCTGGACCGGGACAAGTATCAGCGTATAACCGGACAGGACAAGCTGGACAGCGTCATGGCCAGTATTGACCGTTGCCTGGAAGAGGGGATCCGGGTCAAGATAAATGCCGTGGCCCTTAAGGGGGTCAATGATGACGAGCTGGGGGATTTTATCCGCCTGGCCATGGACAAGCCTTTGGACGTACGTTTCATAGAGTTTATGCCCATTGGTGAGAAGACCCTGTGGGAACAGGATTATTACTGGTCCTCGGCGGATCTTTTGACTCAGGCTGCAGAGTTAACCGACATGGTGCCGGTGGACAACCTGACCCGCAACCATGGCCCGGCCCGCATGTACAAACCCGGGCATGGCCTGGGCCGGGTGGGGGTCATATCCCCTTTGAGCGCGCATTTCTGCGCCACCTGCAACCGCCTGCGGGTAACAGCCAATGGACGTCTGCGCACCTGCCTTTTCTCGGACAAAGAATACAACCTGCTGCCCCTTATCCGTTCCCCGAAAATCAGCCCTGAAAGGCTGCGCCTGGTCATGGAACGGGCAGGGCGCAAAAAGCCCATGGGCCATGAGCTCATGTCCGGCGGCAAAAAGGAAAAAAGCCTGTGCCGGCGGGTCATGTCTTCCATAGGCGGATAA
- the msrB gene encoding peptide-methionine (R)-S-oxide reductase MsrB, translated as MNTVKETAQQATFAGGCFWCLEADLAKLEGVLEVVSGYTGGHTENPTYEQVTTGLTGHFEAVRVNFDPGLISYNQLLDVFWKSIDPIDPGGQFADRGSQYRTVIFYHNEEQRVAAAESRKALQATGKFRGPVATLILPADEFYPAEDYHQKYYEKNKEHYRRYRVLSGRQDFLERQWGHSTPDAGNNRTSVSEHPEVKLTPMQYRVTRQDGTEPPFDNEYWDHKEEGLYVDIISGEPLFSSKDKYDSGTGWPSFTRPIKEENIVQRPDHSLPSPRTEVRSAGSDSHLGHVFDDGPEPTGMRFCINSAALRFVPAEDLEQEGYAEFLDLFRD; from the coding sequence ATGAACACAGTAAAAGAAACCGCCCAGCAGGCCACTTTTGCCGGGGGATGCTTCTGGTGTCTGGAAGCTGACCTGGCCAAACTTGAAGGCGTGCTGGAGGTCGTATCCGGATATACCGGGGGACATACTGAAAACCCCACTTACGAGCAGGTCACTACCGGCCTCACCGGACATTTCGAGGCCGTACGGGTAAACTTTGATCCGGGCCTTATAAGCTACAACCAGCTTCTGGACGTATTCTGGAAATCCATCGACCCCATTGACCCCGGCGGGCAGTTCGCAGACCGGGGAAGTCAGTACCGCACAGTCATATTTTATCACAATGAGGAACAGCGGGTTGCAGCCGCTGAATCCAGGAAAGCCCTGCAGGCCACGGGCAAATTCCGGGGGCCGGTGGCCACCCTGATTCTTCCTGCGGACGAGTTTTATCCTGCCGAAGACTATCACCAGAAGTACTACGAAAAAAACAAGGAACACTACCGCCGCTACCGGGTCCTTTCGGGACGTCAGGATTTTCTGGAACGGCAGTGGGGACATTCGACTCCAGATGCCGGCAACAACAGGACCAGTGTATCCGAGCATCCCGAGGTCAAGCTGACCCCCATGCAGTACCGGGTCACCCGGCAGGACGGCACGGAGCCTCCCTTTGATAACGAATACTGGGACCACAAGGAAGAAGGCCTCTACGTGGACATAATCTCCGGAGAGCCCTTGTTCAGCTCTAAGGACAAGTACGACTCCGGTACCGGCTGGCCAAGCTTCACCCGTCCAATCAAAGAGGAAAACATTGTCCAGCGCCCGGATCACAGTCTGCCCAGCCCGCGCACCGAAGTTCGAAGCGCTGGATCAGACTCACACCTGGGACATGTATTCGACGACGGGCCTGAGCCCACTGGAATGCGCTTCTGTATCAATTCCGCAGCCCTGCGCTTTGTCCCGGCGGAAGACCTGGAGCAGGAAGGCTACGCTGAATTCCTGGATTTGTTCAGGGATTAA